gatcacacagaggattagcaacaggggagtaggaggaggagagagggggaaaaggtacaagaataagtagcacagatggtaggtagaaaatagacaggggtagggcaagaatagtatgggcaatgtagaagctaaagaacttatgacacatggacatgaactaaagggggatgaatgtgggtgggagtgggtatGCAGGGtgaaggagaatgaagggggaaatgggacaactgtaatagcataatcaataaaatatatttaagaaatacagtTAACCTTTGAAAAGCATGGGTACACTTACAGTTGgattgtttttcaataaataccataaatgtaaaaaaaaaaatcaggttaatGTCAATTCTACCCTCATTTTGACCAATTTACAAAAACCTGAAAAGCTTACTTCttaattttccccaaatatttaacTTATCTGTTTGTGAAAGGTACTTACTTTGATTTATTATATTCAAATTCTATGTGTAGACAATCTTCAATGCCCACTTCCATCTTAATAGAGTTGTTAACATCAGGGTAGGTAGCAAGTTGGTGAACAATAAGATCATATTCTTTTACCAAGTCTGTCAGTCTTCTTACTATTGTCACTTTAAGAAAATACCTACAAAGTTAATGGAAAAATCAAGTTAAATCTATGAtaaatttcagtgttttaaaaaaccaCACGTTGACTGTTTAGCTCAGCTTTCCCGTTGCTAGAACTCTTTTGTAATCAACTTACTTCATGAAGGAgttctaattttaaataaatgcccctaatatggaaaaaaaagaattcaatttcAAGACTAGTGTACACACTTTTCAAATGAATTTGGAGTGCTATCATCAGGCCTACTGGAGAAAATCCCTCTAGACCACTCTAGCCACATAGGAAATGATAAATGAGAACTGTTGGGAAACTAATGGATTCAGAGAGTAATTCCATTTACACAACAAATAAAGTATAAGGGAAAATTCATACAAAGAAAGTGTAAGATTAAAACTTCTCATAACAAGGTTCCCTAAATCTATAATGACAGAAGGCTCTTATTACCTCAGATCACTGTTAGCCAGACAAAACATTTgacagaacttttaaaactctttaaaaataagtcttcCAGTCCAGAATTATAATAGAAGTTCTGACAACTATCATTTTCTAGTTTTGACACTGTACAGTTTCTATTACACCTTATGCATACCTCAAGCGGACATTGGCACCGATGTAAGATTCATATGGCTTTTCAACTTGCATAAATTCAAAATCATAACTTCTGCTCTGGGTCAGTTCTCCAGGTAAGGCTAGTTCTTTCACTAGGTTTACAAATTCGTGAGTATTACTCTTGTCATTGAAAAgttctagaaattttaaaaaagcaaaaagaccaattatatttaatatcatttCATTGAAACCCAAATTTCTACctccaaagcaaataaaaatgaattcatttccTTAATGCAGTTAGGGTTTGCCCAATATGAAGCTgtatttaaaagacacatttccaGCAATTACTCGAACCCTCTCCCCTCAAGGCcaaaagtgttttattcttttgctttagTTAGGCAAATATATTATCTTGATAAAACTATATATAACACAAAAAAACTAAAGTCAACTACCAATTAATTACCAAAATTTGGCCCTCAAGCATAATCTCATGTAGAGCAGACATGTAAATAACATGTACCCATTCCAAGTTTGATGCTTTAAGAATGCACAATAAAACTTAGAAAGCTAGATTTAAAACTAGCTATGTATACAGTTTTATAAAgactaattttctattttctgaatcTGCGGTACCAAAAGATTTATACAGTTAAACTCCCGTGAAATCAAAAGTATCTCTGAATATATGTATGGAAATGTACAGAATTTTATCTAAGTCAAGAAGAAATtatgcctttccttttcacatgGAAGTTTCTGTTGACAGGTGAGTGGCTACAAGTACATACTAGGTTAGGAAGACAAATGGCATAGCTAATTAGAAAGTGACAGATGAAGGTGACACATACGTGTGAGTAAAGCTGGTGAAAAAAATGTAGGTGGATGGAAATTTCAGTGAGTGGACTAATTTACCTGAATTATTTTTCAAGGTCGGTTAACTCCTTTcatttttagtaattaattttaataataaaaagcaggATGAGTTAATTGtattaaatatacaattaaaacacaatttaatgtttataaaataaattatcttttattatgCAAAATCAAGCCCTTCCACATAGCTAAACTCTAATTCAATTATTTAAGTGCTAATCCAACCctctatcaaagaaaaaaaaagtaatactaTTTCACAACTCACCAATTTGACCTACAAATTCAATTCTAATTCCTTGGTGCTCTAGCCTCTTTCCAGGTTGCTTAAAGGCTAGGTTTACCTGCCAAAACATGAAATTGTAAGAGATGTTAATCCTTTGAGTGGGCCTATCAATTGATTCCTTCCAGATGAATGCAATGTGTAAATATTTcaggtatttatttttgaagttagaGACACCACCACATACCTAGATCACGATGACCTTTATAGCACCAGAGAACGTATAACCTACTCATATACAATCACTGATGAACGTATTACCTACATGTACACTTAAAGCTTTGCTAGGAAGGAACCCTTCTTATAGCTGGAGAGCTATAAAGactcaatcaaaaaaaaaaaaaaaagggaaaactttcAACTATGCAAATGTGTTTCTGGTCAAATATTTTAACAACCCTACAATAGCATTTTAATGTAAAGTAAATCACTAATTCTAAGAACTGATCTAAAAGATCACTTTCAGCTTTTGGTAACCATGGCTGAATTATTATGATTTCTAACCTTAAGAGCAATTTTTGTCCTGAGTCTGCTACTCATCCTAAAGACtgtttaaagatttaaagaatgtttaaagatttaaattttaaattttgaatatgaTTTATCTTACATACTTATGAAGCAAAATGCATAATCTCAAAATCCCTGAATTTATATCTGCcaaatgaaaactgtaaatttatgaatttttaacttGACAAAATATCTGTAAAgtacatacatattaaaaataaaattcctgccctagctggtatggctcagtggattgaacgccgacctgccaaccaaaaggtcactggttcaactcctagtcagggcagatgcctgggctgtgggggccaggtttccagttgggTGAGTGCGAGAGGCAGGtgctcaatgtttctctccctctattccttcctcctccttcccctctctctaaaaataaaatctttaaaaaacattccaaATGTTTAAGGATTAGctagcaaacaaaaaaagcatatgctttactataaaaaatattagtaactTGACTgttgaaagctttttctttcaacaatgctTCTCAAGAGATAATGGAAATCAAAGACCAATAAAAAAAGAGgtccaaagccctggctggagtggctcagtggattgagcgtgggctgcgaaccaaagtgttgcaagttcgattcccagtcagggtacatacctgggttgcaggccatgacccctagcaaccgcacattaacgtttccctctctctctctatctccctcccttccctctctaaaaataaataagtaaaattaaaaaaaaaagaggtccaATTACTTCTgttataaactatataaattaaaataatcactCTTCTGCATCTTCCATATTTGTAACCAGGATGAGTTAGTTACTTGCCCTCGAAATTAATATctcaaaaaaataagtaaataattaaattgtggtacatcatataatgaaatattattaaagtttaaaacaatATGGTCAAAGAATTTTTAATGATGTGGGAAGATGTGCATGATATGTTACATGAAAGAAGCATGGTCAAACTGTACACAACTATCATGccaattacatattttttcaactaCAGAAAAGAAATACTCTTGATAGCAGTTAAGAGTATTCTGGAAGGTATGATTATgagtaattttgttttcttccttgtagttctcaagggtttttttcattttttaaaatattaggcaAATAATACTTTCAAAGTcagaaaaatacttaagaaaaaaggTAATACTTAAATATGTTTCACACACAGAAACTAGTTAAATTTCAGGTTTAAACCACAAATAAAACAAGCATAACTTCCAGCTGTTTCGTATGCCAAACAGTAATTAGAGCTATTCTCTAATCTGTACTAATAAAGCACATAGAaaaaaagtatactttaaaaaatgcctaTTTGGCAACAATATAATAGTAtctttatttgaacattttttaaatttacagttaaaaaaaaaaacactcaaaccaCAAAAGGTAGAAATGCACAGTTGTTCTGTGTTCCCACCAAATTGCTAACAGGCTGAAATTGTCCTTGATTCCCACTGGTGTTAAAATATAATTGCTTTTAAGCCTAATTCAAACTATTCTGGAATCTTAAGAATCCTAGAATAGGAAGGAATAATTAAGTATATTGGCTTAAAAGCTATTCGGCAAAAgagcatagaaaaataaatgaaattatgatgtgaACTGGTACAGAATTTTAACACCAACTCAGTCACACTTTTGTAACTTTTAATTATGTAATTTCAATCTGAGAGAAAAGCTGCAAACTGCACAAGGAAATCCTATATAACCTTTATTCAAACCCATCAGGTGTTTATATCTGTTCCATATCATTATCATCTTctctatatacacacatgtgcatgcacacatacatgacTTATTTTCACAACTGAGAATAACTGGAGACATCATGCCCTGATACCCCTAAACACTTCATATGTACCTGCTAAGGAAATGGACTTTCTCTTACATAATCATACTGCAATTATCAAAATTAGGAAAGTTAACATTCCATAATCTATATTCAATTCCATCAATTGTtccaataatgtattttatatcctTTCTTGCTCCTGTTGAGACTCCAATCCAGGATCATACATtacatagttatttttctttggtcTCCTTTAATCTAGTACATTCCTCAGCTGTTGCCATTCTTGGCCTTCATGTTCTAAGAATACAAGTCAGTTACTTTGTAGAATGTCTCTCAATTTAGGTTTGTTTGATGTTTTATCACAATTAGACTCAGCTTATGCATTTTGGGCAAGAACACCACAGAAGAGAAGTCGTGTCCTTCTCAGTGTATCTTGTTAGGAAGCACACGATGCCAGTTTGTTCTAATATTGGTGATGTTCACTCTGACAACTTGGTCAAGGTGACCCTCCAGGTTTGTCCAATTTGaagttactatttttccttttgctattaaTAAGTAATTACAGTATAGAAACttgagactatatatatatatttaaaaggccATGAAAACAGCTCTAACAAGCCAATCTCAAAGCTTTTAAGGGGTGAAATTCATCTGCATTGTATTAAGACAAATATATTTCAGTATATTACATGCCAATTATAGGGTGATCTACAGTGGACACCGGGATATCTGTACATTATTGTTGCTGGAGATTGTGGTTATCCAAGATTAGTTCCCAAATGCTGCTGGAAGAATATGGTCCATATCATGTTGACATGAGGTACTACAATAATTATTTGTTGCTTGAAGATCTAAATTCTAAACTTTTATAATCTCAGACTTTGCTCACTCTTCCCATAAAGAATAGATGCAGAGTTCACTGTAAGTGGCTAGGTCCGGGTACCATCACTTCAACACAATTTACTCATCACCACTGCCACTCTACCACCTCCCTGAATCCTGGGGTTCTAGGATACAGTAAGAGACACCCCACACTGACACAAAATTCTATCAACAGTTtgtcaaagagaagaaaataaatctttcttattctctttcttgaAAGGGCATGGCTGGACCCAAGAGGTGGTTttcacaattcaaaaaaaaaatataccTCAATAATTAATCACACAGCAACACTATCTCGAAGATACAGTAATACAGTCCAACTGTTCTAGACTCAAGGAAGACTTGTCACATGAGCAAAAGCAGTAAATATTCTAAGGATAAAAAGAACCtgagtagctttttaaaatttcccaattTATCTTGTGATAATCTAAATATTTCCAATTGTCTTAAGAAATGCCTCAAAAACTCTCCAAAGCATTTCTGACAAAAGCAATTAAATTTAACCCTAAAATGTGTGTGCCACAACAGTTCCAAGACAATTCaatgtggaaaaaatattcttttcaacaaacagtgctggAACAATAAATATcaacacacaaaagaataaagttggatccctacctcataccatatacaaatattactcaaaatggatcaaaaacctaaatATACAAGCTACAATTACAAAAGTCTTAGAAGGAAAGATAGGTGTAAATCTTCATTATCTTCGATAGGCAATGCTTTCTTAggtgacaccaaaagcacaagcagcaagaataaataaataaataaactggatttcatcaaaatttaaaactttagcgcttcaaaagaaagagacaactcacagaataagagaaaacatttgtaaaacatatctgataaaggacttgtatccaaaTTATATGAAGAACTTGACAACAAAGACACCTTTCCAGCAGTGACGACCTCCCCACAAGAAGAAGCCTCTCACTAAGGATCTCCTTCACCCCTCTCCAGAAGAGACAAAGAGGAAACACAGGAAGTGCCTGGTGCAGAACCCCCATTTCTACTTCATGGATGTGAAATGCCCAGGATGCTATAAAATCACCACTATCTTTGGCCATACACAAACAGTAGTTTTGTGTGTTGATTGCTTCGCTGTCCTGTCAGCCtacaggaggaaaagcaaggcttagagagggaaggagcacTAAAGGCACCTGAATCAGGCTGAGTGGGGAAACAtcccaataaacacattttgaatacatacatacataccacaaaacaacaaaaagacaaataattcaatgaaaaaagGTCAAAGAATAGgaatagactcttctccaaagaagatatacaaacagcaataagcaaacaaaaagctgCCCAATAtaattagtcattagggaaatgcaaatcaaaaccatagaGACCCCACCGCATACCGACAAGATGGccataataaaaaatagacaatCATAAGCATTGTCAAGAATggaagaaactggaaccctcatacattgctggggAGAGTGTAAAGTTCAACTGCTTTGAAAAGTTTGGCAGGTCCTCTAAAagttaaagacttaaacatatgGCCCAGCAGTTAGACTCCTAGGTGTacattcaagaaaaatgaaaacacatattcACACAAAACTTGTTCATGAAAGTACATTATTTATaagagccaaaaaataaaaacccaaatgtTCTGATGAATGAAACACGGAAATGTGGCATATCCACATATCACGTGATTATATATTAGAATTTTCATTCAGCTACAAAACTGATGttttgatacatgctacaacatgaatgaaccttgaaaacattatggtaaatgaaataaggcaggcacaaaaggacaaatCTTGTATGaccacttatatgaaatgtttagaaCAGGCCAACttatagaaaaacaaagcagatCAGAGTATCCAGGGactgggagaaaagagaaatgggtAGTTATTGCTTAATGATTACCAAGTTTTGTTAGGACTGATAAACCAATGCTGgaaacagtggtgatggttgtacaaaattgtgaatttaattaacgccactgaactgtacacttaaaaaatggtaaaaatggcaaattttactttatacatatattttaccaaaaattttttaaaagatgtgaatcttgaaaacatcatAAAAGGAGCTAGATAcacataatgattttatttacatgaaatgtccaagATAAGCAAATCCATAGTGAAAGAAAGCAAATTTATACCTTAGTGGTTAATaggtgtcttagtccatttggactgctgtaacaaaataccatagactgggtggcttataaacaacaggaaATTCCTGCTCACAattctgaaggctgggaagtaCAAGATTACAGTGCCcacagatttggtgtctggtgagagcttgccttctggttcacagatggctgtcttctcaccATATCCTCAGGTGGCAGAAGGTGCATGAGATTTCTTGGGAGtctttataagggcactaatcccattcatgagaaCCCTGCCATCACGACCTAATTATCTTCCAAAGTCCCCatttccaaataccatcacattggtgATTAGGTTTAAATACATGAATCTTACAAGAGCACATATATTCAGCCTATGGCACTACAGAAGTGATTGTGAATGGTATGGTGTTtctttggagtgatgaaaatgtgaCAGAAttaaatagtggtgatggttgcacaacctgcaaatacagtaaaatcactgaattgtacacttcaatACAGTGGATTTTGTGGCATATGAATTATAACTCagtaaggctttttttttttttttttaagaaaatttctgccctggctggtatggttcagtggaatTCTTCTTGCCTTGGGTAGGATGTCAGAATTCCCAGGTCTCCAAGATTTTATCTAATATATGAAGGATTTTCAAGCAGAGAATTGGCTTGGAAACCAATAATGATTCAGTCCAACCTTCTCAATTTACAAGTGAGCTCCAGAAAGTTAAACGACTACCCAGAGTTATCTACTAAGACAGTGGTGAAGTCAAGGCTAAATCTCCCAACTCTATAGCCAGACATTTCAgcaagcccaggctggtgtggtaAGACATGTTCCTAATGACCCATGCTAGGTCAGAGATAACcaatgcttttcttctttttctgttaaacttttttttcaaaatgctcaTAAATCGTACTTAATGACCTGTTATAGAGGTATGCCAAGAATCAACATTAACAACAGTTACAAGAgttgcaaaaaaaagaaaagagaaaaacaggaaactaGATATCCCACACCCCCGATGAAAAAAAACACCATCACCTGTATTCTTGCCAAAAGAATCAAACTTGAGTATAATCAAGCCTCTGGATCCAGCTGCCAATTAACAGGCAATAACTACATCATGAGTATGCCGCCAGAGAGAACTCTATAGTTCAAATGGCCCAGGTTCTTCAAcagataaattataaagaaaggCATTAAGAGGGAACCTGAGATTAAAAGGGATTTAAATGCCATAGAAATTCGTTTTAAAGGAGCAAGACTAAACAATTAAGAAACATagtttaccctggctggcgtagctcagtggattgagcgcaggctgcgaaccaaagtgtcgcaggttcattcacttcccagccagggtacatgcctgggttgcaggctataacccccagcaacctcacattgatgtttctctctctctatctccctccctcccttccctctctaaaaataaataaataaaatcttaaaaaaaaaaaaaaagaaaaaagaaacatagtttattattttaacagtTGGCAAAGTGGTTACTTTTGAGGGGAAGGGGCTGTGCTTACGATGAAACATATGAGGTAGCTGGCAAAGTTCTTCTTGACTTGAATGgtcattgtaagaaaatacttgTATGCTTTACATAATGTTTGTTTTGTATGGGttatgtgttttatttcacaaaaaggttaaaaatcaaaaatatctCAGGTGAATAAATAATCAGGTTCCAGATATACTATCCTTTGAGCAAAATATTTACCTGTAAGAggcttgtcattttttaaatgtgctctATAGTTATTGATTAGGCCTACATACAACCCCTAACGATTCCAAAAATGTAATTTGAATGccagctgttttttaaaaaccatactgAGGTAGCTGTATTTCCTTAAgcattcccttcttcctttatttattccATAAACATCAGCCTAATTGGCCTAGAAGACACAAGATTACTTTAAACCAGATGAAATGTTCCCTACTAGACTTAAAAAAACGTAAATAAACAagtcaaataaatattcagtgagaTCCTATGATATAAATAGACTATACTTTATAcaaaatacatatgcacacactgACTCCCTGATCTTCAAAGGCTTTTAACCTAGCAGTAGGGATATTTATTTACTTGCCATATCTATAAACTAAATATCTGAGGTATTAGCAGGTTCAAGCTTTCCTTAGAAAGACCAAACTGGTACTACACTGGTATCCCTacccctccagccccaccacACGAATGTCTTCTTTTCTATAGACCAAACACTTTTATttactcttctttcatttgacaTGTTCCCTACTTTTGATAATTTTGTCTGCTCTTTTTTTAAGCCTCTTCTCTTCctatcttttttaaaggaagaatacCAGAAAAGTAAAGTTGAAAACCTAAACATTTATTTCAGATATAATGCCAAATCGGCAATAGAAGTAATTTGGCAAAGGGTCAGAACAGCCAATGCAGTAAAATGGCTAATAAACTTAAGTTAAACTTATCCATAATACTAACCAAACAAATGGTAATTATAAGAATAATATCATTTTACCTATCACAACAGCAAAGATTCAAAAGTGATTATAGTCAATGCTCCTTTGGGTGAAACAAGACATTATAATGGATATATGATTTGATGCAAATTTTCCAGATTAATATATGTCAACACCCTTCAAATGTTCATGTCTTTTGGTCCAAAAACTCACTTCCAGGGATTCATTCTATTAATCTTATTCTACAGAAATTTGgaggaaaatttatatatatagatatattacaATTGTGATAGATTATACAAGtcatgtgaaaaacaaaaactacttaAATATCCAATAATAGGGAAAATGTATGCTTAATATACTATATCCACATAAGCATTAATTAATACAGAATCTAGGACGAAACATACCCAAATTTTAAGTGAATCTTTCCATATGACGGGATTATAGCTATTTTCCAAAAGAACATGTGTCTGCTATTACTTTAACAAGCAGAGAAGAACAATTTTCAGGTTACATTAAactatttcaaatgttttatggCTTGATTTTGTCTATGGTATGACCATTCCTCAGTATCACAGACTAATGAATACTGATCATATTTCCTAAAGTATAAGAATCTTATATATAACTtgataaggaaaagaagagaaagtgaaacGCTATAGAAGATATCGTAAATGTATCTGACCATGTAGAAACACATTCCAAATGTACTTAAGTTCTCTACTTGGTACCAAGAAATGAGAGATGCAGTGGCAGTAGTACAGAAAGATAAGCtacaaagaatgagaaagagactTTTAGAAAGGTATACTAGACAATTATCCTTAATCTCTACAACTTAACTTTAAGTtacagaagaaataaactttgCATGGATTGCGGCCCCTTTGGACAAACTGTCTGAAGCAGACAGtcacaaacacacaaaatttaGCACACAATTTAATTTGAACTCTGCCCCTGTAACCTTTTCAATTTAAGAATCTTTCCTATAgacctgaccaatgtggctcagttggctgagcatcatcctgcaaagggaaaggttgccagttcaattcccagtcagagcacatgcctgggttgctgcaatgcttctctgtcacatcaatgtttctttccctctttcttcctcccttccccctctctaaaaatataaataaaatcttttttaaaaaagaatctttcctgtaaatgttatatatcaaGAATTTTAGCTAACCTTCTAAAAGAATTCCATCTCTAATAAAATCATTCAAATTTAGAAACAGCACACTTTGATGACTAAGTCTAGCATCCTACAAACAAACAATTTACCTTTCCTGAAACAGATTCCCCATCATAGAAAAGATAGTGTTTTTCTACTTTGCCATCTTCGGTTTTCATTTCCGCCATTTTCCTGGTTTCCCCATCGTTAAGGACAACATCGATCTCACAAATGGGACCAAAAAAGCCACCAAGAAAactctgaaataaaagaaaaatgctcaTAATGATCATGTTTTTTCAATCACTGTTTGGTAATTCAAATTTAATTACCTATGACCTACAGTTAAATAGTCTGCAAATCTGTGAATTCACAGGAAATAACTTAAATTTACAGTTAATACTGTAAACTTAATTTAAGAGAATAAATTCatgttgatttttataataaaaacaaaactacacaAATTTAAACATGCTATAATTTCAATCATTTCCATAAGTAACTACTATAAATACCGTTTTTGCCAGGTGTAATGTGCACCTATGTTTTTGTGCACATCACACACCAGATTATTATACCCACAATATGTattcattatacccatgtataatgtgcatccttattttccctcaaaaatttaggcaaaaaagtaTGTATTACACATAGCAAAATACtgtaaacaaatacatatacctgaaataaaaaattcttaacatGTGGATTTGAAAAGTTACCTTTAGATATACTTCTGtaagtttctttcattatagCAGAACTCATAAATCCAAATTGCTTGTACAAATCCAAATGAATTATTATAATGTACTACTTCCTATAAAATCTACTGCTCTATAGGTCTGAATAGGATGTGTAAGCCCTTAGAATAAAACTCATTCTAATGAGAGAGAATAATTAAATTTCTG
This Phyllostomus discolor isolate MPI-MPIP mPhyDis1 chromosome 5, mPhyDis1.pri.v3, whole genome shotgun sequence DNA region includes the following protein-coding sequences:
- the VPS26A gene encoding vacuolar protein sorting-associated protein 26A isoform X3, which translates into the protein MSFLGGFFGPICEIDVVLNDGETRKMAEMKTEDGKVEKHYLFYDGESVSGKVNLAFKQPGKRLEHQGIRIEFVGQIELFNDKSNTHEFVNLVKELALPGELTQSRSYDFEFMQVEKPYESYIGANVRLRYFLKVTIVRRLTDLVKEYDLIVHQLATYPDVNNSIKMEVGIEDCLHIEFEYNKSKYHLKDVIVGKIYFLLVRIKIQHMELQLIKKEITGIGPSTTTETETIAKYEIMDGAPVKGESIPIRLFLAGYDPTPTMRDVNKKFSVRYFLNLVLVDEEDRRYFKQQEIILWRKAPEKLRKQRTNFHQRFESPESQASAEQPEM
- the VPS26A gene encoding vacuolar protein sorting-associated protein 26A isoform X1, which produces MSETLPAFLNRLWGPWLVTRTSPLRELAAASPSKSFLGGFFGPICEIDVVLNDGETRKMAEMKTEDGKVEKHYLFYDGESVSGKVNLAFKQPGKRLEHQGIRIEFVGQIELFNDKSNTHEFVNLVKELALPGELTQSRSYDFEFMQVEKPYESYIGANVRLRYFLKVTIVRRLTDLVKEYDLIVHQLATYPDVNNSIKMEVGIEDCLHIEFEYNKSKYHLKDVIVGKIYFLLVRIKIQHMELQLIKKEITGIGPSTTTETETIAKYEIMDGAPVKGESIPIRLFLAGYDPTPTMRDVNKKFSVRYFLNLVLVDEEDRRYFKQQEIILWRKAPEKLRKQRTNFHQRFESPESQASAEQPEM